A single window of Aspergillus oryzae RIB40 DNA, chromosome 8 DNA harbors:
- a CDS encoding 1,4-alpha-glucan branching enzyme GLC3 (1,4-alpha-glucan branching enzyme/starch branching enzyme II), which produces MGTSQAVDSSPPDGTGVIQLDPWLEPFRDALKQRFSFIEGWVKAINETEGGLETFSKGYERFGLNVQSNGDIIYREWAPNAVQAQLVGEFNNWDVTAHPMTKNGFGVWEVTVPAVNGAPAIPHDSKIKISMVIPSGERIYRIPAWIKRVVQDLSVSPTYEAVFWNPPTEKQYKFQYSRPKRPESLRIYEAHVGISSPETKVATYKEFTSNMLPRIKYLGYNAIQLMAIMEHAYYASFGYQVNNFFAASSRYGTPEDLKELVDKAHSMGLVVLLDVVHSHASKNVLDGLNMFDGTDHLYFHGGGKGRHELWDSRLFNYGHHEVLRFLLSNLRFWMEEYGFDGFRFDGVTSMLYTHHGIGTGFSGGYHEYFGSSVDEEGVMYLTLANEMLHNLYPNCITVAEDVSGMPALCLPHSLGGVGFDYRLAMAVPDMYIKLLKEKKDDEWDIGNLSFTLTNRRHGEKTIAYAESHDQALVGDKTLMMWLCDKEMYTHMSVLTEFTPIIERGMALHKLIRLVTHGLGGEGYLNFEGNEFGHPEWLDFPRDGNNNSFWYARRQLNLTEDHLLRYKFLNDFDRAMQLTEEKYGWLHSPQAYVSLKNETDKVLVFERAGLLWIFNFHPTNSFTDYRVGVEQSGTYRIVLDTDDPAFGGLNRNLKETRFFTTDLSWNGRSNFLQVYIPTRTALVLALEETL; this is translated from the exons ATGGGTACCTCCCAAGCTGTGGATAGCTCCCCGCCGGATGGTACAG GTGTCATACAGCTGGACCCTTGGCTGGAGCCTTTTCGTGATGCTTTGAAGCAGAGGTTTAGTTTCATCGAAGGCTGGGTGAAGGCCATCAATGAGACAGAAGGAGGTCTTGAAACGTTCAGCAAG GGTTACGAGAGGTTTGGCCTCAACGTTCAATCCAATGGTGACattatatacagagaatGGGCTCCAAATGCTGTGCAAGCACAATTGGTCGGAGAATTCA ACAATTGGGATGTGACGGCCCACCCAATGACAAAGAATGGCTTTGGCGTCTGGGAGGTTACGGTGCCAGCAGTTAACGGCGCTCCAGCTATTCCCCACGATAGCAAAATCAAG ATATCCATGGTCATCCCCAGTGGAGAGCGAATCTATCGGATCCCAGCGTGGATCAAGCGTGTGGTGCAAGACCTCAGTGTGTCACCTACATATGAGGCGGTCTTCTGGAATCCTCCAACCGAAAAACAATATAAGTTTCAGTATTCCCGCCCTAAGAGGCCTGAAAGTCTACGGATCTATGAGGCACATGTGGGAATTTCATCACCAGAAACTAAAGTCGCAACTTACAAAGAGTTCACTTCCAACATGCTCCCTCGGATTAAATATCTGGGGTACAATGCAATTCAACTAATGGCCATCATGGAGCACGCTTACTACGCCAGCTTCGGATACCAAGTCAATAACTTCTTCGCAGCGAGCAGCCGCTATGGTACGCCTGAAGACCTGAAGGAGCTCGTCGATAAAGCCCACAGCATGGGACTAGTGGTGCTCCTCGATGTCGTCCACAGCCATGCGTCGAAGAACGTGCTTGATGGATTGAACATGTTCGACGGTACAGACCACCTATACTTCCACGGCGGTGGGAAGGGTCGACATGAGTTGTGGGACAGTCGCCTATTTAACTACGGCCATCATGAGGTTCTGCGCTTCCTTTTGAGCAACTTACGCTTTTGGATGGAAGAGTATGGCTTTGATGGTTTCCGCTTCGATGGTGTCACAAGCATGCTTTACACCCATCATGGGATTGGAAC AGGCTTTTCTGGGGGGTACCATGAGTACTTCGGTTCTTCtgtcgatgaagaaggtgTGATGTATCTAACTCTTGCTAACGAAATGCTCCATAACCTCTATCCCAATTGTATCACAGTAGCGGAAGACGTCTCTGGGATGCCGGCACTCTGTCTACCACACTCCCTGGGCGGAGTTGGCTTTGACTACCGCCTCGCCATGGCCGTCCCAGACATGTATATCAAGCTcttgaaagagaagaaggacgacgAGTGGGACATAGGAAACCTATCCTTCACGCTGACGAACAGACGCCATGGCGAGAAGACGATTGCCTACGCAGAAAGCCACGATCAAGC GCTTGTTGGCGATAAAACCCTCATGATGTGGCTATGCGACAAAGAAATGTACACACACATGTCCGTGCTAACAGAATTCACACCCATCATCGAACGAGGCATGGCCTTGCATAAGTTGATCCGATTAGTCACACATGGTCTCGGAGGTGAAGGCTACCTCAACTTCGAAGGCAACGAGTTCGGACACCCGGAATGGCTTGACTTCCCCCGAGATGGAAACAATAACTCCTTCTGGTATGCACGACGTCAGCTAAATCTGACCGAAGACCATCTTCTGCGGTATAAATTCCTCAATGATTTCGACCGTGCGATGCAATtgacagaagaaaaatacGGATGGCTCCATTCGCCACAGGCATATGTCAGCCTAAAGAACGAAACCGACAAGGTCCTCGTCTTTGAGCGGGCTGGTCTTCTCTGGATTTTCAACTTCCACCCAACCAATAGCTTCACCGACTACCGTGTTGGGGTCGAGCAATCAGGCACGTACCGTATCGTCCTCGACACCGATGACCCAGCATTCGGTGGTCTGAACCGCAATCTTAAGGAGACACGGTTTTTTACCACCGATTTATCGTGGAATGGCCGGAGCAACTTCCTCCAAGTCTACATCCCTACCAGGACCGCACTA GTCCTGGCCTTAGAGGAAACGCTGTAG
- a CDS encoding F1F0 ATP synthase subunit beta (F0F1-type ATP synthase, beta subunit), with the protein MFKSGLARTFGRAAFARPTPVARRVPSKINAFPSLARLASTEAGATGKVHQVIGAVVDVKFEGEKLPAILNAIETENNGQKLVLEVSQHLGENVVRTIAMEGTEGLTRGAAARDTGAPITIPVGPGTLGRILNVTGDPVDERGPVKATKYAPIHAEAPEFVEQSTEGEILVTGIKVVDLLAPYARGGKIGLFGGAGVGKTVFIQELINNIAKAHGGYSVFTGVGERTREGNDLYHEMQETGVIQLEGESKVALVFGQMNEPPGARARVALTGLTIAEYFRDEEGQDVLLFIDNIFRFTQAGSEVSALLGRIPSAVGYQPTLAVDMGGMQERITTTTKGSITSVQAVYVPADDLTDPAPATTFAHLDATTVLSRGISELGIYPAVDPLDSKSRMLDPRIVGQDHYDTATRVQQMLQEYKSLQDIIAILGMDELSEADKLTVERARKLQRFLSQPFTVAQVFTGIEGKLVDLKDTIRSFKAIINGEADDLPEAAFYMVGDLESARAKGEKLLAELENKA; encoded by the exons ATGTTCAAGAG CGGTCTTGCCCGGACCTTCGGGAGGGCTGCTTTTGCCCGGCCTACCCCGGTCGCCCGTCGCGTTCCCTCCAAGATCAAtgccttcccttcccttgcCAGGTTGGCCAGCACTGAGGCCGGCGCTACCGGCAAGGTTCACCAGGTCATTGGTGCCGTCGTTGACG TGAAGTTCGAGGGTGAGAAGCTCCCTGCCATTCTCAACGCCATTGAGACCGAGAACAATGGCCAGAAGCTCGTCCTTGAGGTTTCT CAACACTTGGGTGAGAACGTCGTCCGTACTATTGCTATGGAGG GTACCGAGGGTTTGACTCGTGGTGCCGCTGCTCGCGACACTGGTGCTCCCATCACCATCCCTGTCGGTCCTGGCACCCTTGGCCGTATCCTCAACGTCACTGGTGACCCCGTCGACGAGCGTGGTCCCGTCAAGGCCACCAAGTACGCCCCTATCCACGCCGAGGCTCCCGAGTTCGTTGAGCAGTCCACTGAGGGTGAGATTCTTGTCACTGGTATCAAGGTCGTCGACCTGCTTGCCCCCTACGCCCGTGGTGGTAAGATTGGTCTCTTCGGTGGTGCCGGTGTCGGTAAGACCGTGTTCATTCAGGAGTTGATT AACAACATTGCCAAGGCTCACGGTGGTTACTCTGTCTTCACTGGTGTCGGTGAGCGTACCCGTGAGGGTAACGATCTGTACCACGAAATGCAGGAGACTGGTGTCATTCAGCTCGAGGGTGAATCTAAGGTCGCCCTTGTCTTCGGTCAGATGAACGAGCCCCCAGGTGCCCGTGCACGTGTCGCCCTTACCGGTCTGACCATCGCCGAGTACTTCCGTGACGAGGAAGGTCAGGATGTGCTGCTCTTCATTGACAACATTTTCCGTTTCACCCAGGCCGGTTCTGAGGTGTCTGCCCTTCTTGGTCGTATCCCCTCCGCTGTCGGTTACCAGCCCACTCTGGCCGTCGACATGGGTGGTATGCAGGAGCGTattaccaccaccaccaagggTTCCATTACCTCCGTCCAGGCCGTCTACGTCCCTGCTGACGATTTGACTGACCCTGCCCCCGCCACCACCTTCGCTCACTTGGACGCCACCACTGTCTTGTCCCGTGGTATCTCCGAGTTGGGTATCTATCCTGCTGTCGACCCTCTTGACTCCAAGTCTCGTATGCTCGACCCCCGTATTGTCGGTCAGGACCACTACGACACCGCCACCCGTGTCCAGCAGATGCTCCAGGAGTACAAGTCCCTCCAGgatatcattgccattcTGGGTATGGACGAACTTTCTGAGGCTGATAAGCTCACTGTCGAGCGTGCCCGTAAGCTTCAGCGTTTCCTGAGCCAGCCTTTCACCGTCGCCCAGGTCTTCACTGGTATCGAGGGTAAGCTGGTCGACCTCAAGGACACCATCCGCTCCTTCAAGGCCATCATCAACGGAGAGGCTGATGACCTTCCCGAGG CTGCTTTCTACATGGTTGGTGACCTCGAGTCCGCCCGTGCCAAGGGTGAGAAGCTCCTGGCCGAGCTCGAGAACAAGGCCTAA
- a CDS encoding cytochrome c oxidase subunit IV family protein (cytochrome c oxidase, subunit IV/COX5b) has translation MFLQSVSRAAARSSAMPTTAIRSYRTVSGPMACLNARPQPVKKSIAPQQTRASSEHAISNPTLAGIEKRWEAMPPQEQADLWMQLRDRMKVDWHQMTLQEKKAAYWIAFGPHGPRAQAPKGEGLRIAVKVAQLTAVSVALFYVIHLFAKPQPKTMSKEWQEASNEYAKAEKINPIYGISAEGYEGKGFVQSPPAEKS, from the exons ATGTTCCTTCAGTCCGTCTCTCGGGCTGCTGCTCGCAGCTCGGCCATGCCCACCACTGCCATTCGTTCCTATCGCACCGTCTCGGGCCCAATGGCTTGCCTGAATGCCCGCCCTCAGCCTGTGAAGAAGTCTATCGCTCCCCAGCAGACCCGCGCCTCATCCGAGCACGCCATCTCGAATCCCACACTCGCCGGTATCGAGAAGCGCTGGGAGGCCATGCCCCCTCAGGAGCAGGCCGATCTGTGGATGCAGCTCAGGGACCGTATGAAGGTTGACTGGCACCAGATGACCCttcaggagaagaaggccg CTTACTGGATTGCCTTTGGTCCTCATGGCCCTCGCGCGCAGGCCCCTAAGGGTGAGGGTCTTAGAATTGCCGTTAAGGTCGCCCAGCTTACTGCTGTCTCCGTCGCCCTGTTCTACGTCATTCACTTGTTCGCTAAGCCCCAGCCTAAGACCATGTCCAAGGAGTGGCAGGAGGCTTCCAACGAGTATGCCAAG GCCGAGAAGATCAACCCTATCTACGGTATCAGTGCCGAGGGTTACGAGGGCAAGGGCTTCGTCCAGAGCCCTCCTGCTGAGAAGTCATAG
- a CDS encoding actin-binding ADF family protein (actin depolymerizing factor) yields the protein MSQKVRGVSITDECINTFNDLRMKKGDKLKFIIFKIADNKKEVVVDEASTDQDYDNFRKKLEDAKDSNGKPAPRYAVYDVEYELGGNEGKRSKIVFISWVPDGAPTLWSMIYASTRENLKNALNISNSIHADDKSEIEWKTILNEASGGKAGK from the exons ATGAGCCAAAAAGTACGAGG AGTTTCCATCACCGATGAATGCATCAACACGTTCAACGACTTGCGCATGAAAAAGGGCGACAAGCTTAagttcatcatcttcaagatcgcCGACAATAAGAAGGAGGTTGTCGTTGATGAAGCCTCCACCGATCAGGACTATGATAACTTTCGCAAGAAGCTTGAAGATGCCAAGGACAGCAACGGCAAGCCTGCCCCCCGTTACGCAGTCTACGATGTCGAATACGAACTTGGTGGCAATGAAGGCAAGAG GAGCAAGATAGTCTTCATTTCCTGGGTGCCTGATGGTGCCCCAACTCTC TGGTCTATGATCTATGCTAGCACTCGGGAGAATCTGAAGAACGCACTgaacatctccaactccaTCCACGCCGACGACAAGTCCGAAATTGAATGGAAGACTATTCTGAACGAAGCCAGCGGCGGTAAGGCTGGTAAATAA
- a CDS encoding SH3 domain protein (predicted protein), which produces MATCISLKGSTQCPAWNGSSISTSSSLYTDFPFMQNVTSIKQFDQELSDYVKGSYVTQKYADYLGCQGANLTDTDDFYARYTTSSICSGLVQSSKTDCDLSDNESRPLCADTCALMATSEATILLNPDLCPKRAGNYMSQVRSDFTVCALPADSLTVTCISGADNESDECGYGSNLVGLCGFCGASSPNSTDSCCINSNAATRCKDVTIPTSTTIPPIFTSTSSPTAGSSSGHLSGGQIAGAVIGAIAGVALLAALAALALICWRRKRRARNDNVLNQPNPQRKGFSPMQPTPGQQGFAPIPGGRVARMSALREAPSYSPGRSRNSAALFGVGKHSESSDSDYYGASPGAMSKKIPPTAGKRTASLSSNSALAGAGSDGSPRSGIGGQYSSPDGMASGQSEQLSSFHDYYSQDDIRPGDKVAVLWAYQPRAGDEFALDRGEMLKIVGIWDDGWATGIRVPESAEDYDARHREQRDSGVSNGSHRPIASPSPNGEIKAFPLVCVCLPQHWRKIIDGGQADDTL; this is translated from the exons ATGGCAACCTGCATATCTCTCAAGGGCTCGACGCAATGTCCCGCCTGGAATGgctcatcaatatcaaccagCTCTAGTCTCTACACTGACTT CCCATTCATGCAGAACGTTACAAGCATAAAACAATTTGACCAAGAGTTGAGTGATTACGTCAAAGGATCTTACGTTACCCAAAA ATATGCCGACTACTTGGGCTGCCAAGGGGCTAATCTTACAGATACTGATGATTTTTATGCCCGCTATACCACTAGCAGCATATGCAGTGGGCTCGTTCAAAGTTCAAAAACGGATTGTGATCTATCGGATAATGAATCCAGGCCTCTCTGTGCTGATACCTGT GCATTGATGGCTACAAGCGAAGCAACTATCTTGCTCAATCCTGATCTTTGCCCCAAAAGAGCCGGTAATTATATGAGCCAAGTCCGCTCTGACTTTACCGTGTGTGCTCTTCCCGCCGACTCATTAACCGTGACCTGCATCTCGGGAGCTGACAATGAGTCCGACGAATGTGGATATGGATCGAATCTGGTCGGATTGTGCGGATTTTGTGGGGCAAGCTCACCCAACTCCACTGATTCCTGCTGCATAAATTCGAACGCTGCGACTCGATGTAAAGATGTGACCATTCCTACGTCAACGACAATCCCACCGATTTTCACTTCGACATCTAGTCCGACTGCAGGATCTTCATCTGGCCATCTCTCCGGAGGCCAAATCGCAGGAGCTGTGATTGGGGCCATAGCTGGAGTTGCTCTTTTAGCGGCACTAGCTGCACTGGCGTTGATATGCTGGAGACGAAAGCGAAGGGCTCGAAATGACAATGTTTTGAACCAGCCAAACCCCCAGAGGAAGGGCTTCTCGCCAATGCAACCTACCCCCGGCCAGCAAGGCTTCGCACCGATTCCAGGGGGGCGAGTAGCTAGGATGTCTGCCCTGCGTGAGGCCCCAAGCTATTCACCTGGACGCTCTCGTAACTCCGCTGCCCTTTTCGGTGTTGGAAAACATAGCGAATCCTCTGATTCAGATTACTACGGCGCCAGCCCCGGGGCTATGTCTAAGAAGATACCCCCAACCGCAGGGAAGCGTACTGCCTCACTATCTAGCAATTCGGCCCTGGCTGGTGCGGGTAGTGACGGGTCACCTCGCTCTGGCATAGGTGGTCAGTACTCATCACCCGATGGGATGGCCAGTGGCCAGTCGGAGCAATTATCTTCATTCCATGATTACTACTCCCAAGATGACATTCGCCCAGGAGACAAGGTTGCCGTCCTTTGGGCATATCAGCCACGAGCGGGCGATGAATTCGCTCTGGACCGAGgtgagatgttgaagatagtTGGAATTTGGGATGATGGTTGGGCGACAGGCATTCGGGTCCCGGAAAGTGCGGAGGATTATGATGCTAGACATAGAGAACAGCGTGACAGCGGCGTATCAAATGGCTCACACAGACCGattgcttctccttccccaaATGGGGAAATCAAAGCATTCCCCTTGGTTTGTGTGTGCCTCCCCCAGCACTGGAGAAAGATCATCGATGGAGGACAGGCAGATGATACTCTATGA
- a CDS encoding putative stress response RCI peptide (predicted protein), with amino-acid sequence MCGSDIFLAILAIFFPPVSVWIKVGICTADSIINLALCCLGYVPGLLHAWYIILKYPEQDPDDPYYEPVPGNAHRRDVENGHVTYYYVSHQQIQHPSQRGYGTVAPTTATPPLQQQSQSTPKPQNEPAAGSSGDQTQGDSRPPPTYAEAVKGDHKVQD; translated from the exons ATGTGCGGATCGGACATCTTCCTCGCGATCCTCGCGATATTCTTCCCACCGGTTTCAG TATGGATCAAAGTAGGCATTTGTACAGCAGATTCGATCATCAACCTTGCCCTTTGTTGTCTCGGCTATGTGCCGGGCCTACTACATGCCTGGTATATCATTCTCAAATATCCAGAGCAGGACCCTGATGATCCATATTACGAACCGGTTCCCGGTAACGCCCATCGAAGGGACGTCGAAAACGGCCATGTGACATACTACTACGTTTCTCATCAACAGATCCAGCACCCGTCTCAGAGAGGCTACGGCACTGTGGCACCAACTACGGCGACACCCCCCCTGCAACAACAATCACAGTCCACTCCTAAGCCCCAGAATGAGCCCGCAGCCGGTAGCAGCGGCGATCAAACACAGGGTGATTCGCGACCACCACCCACGTATGCCGAAGCCGTGAAGGGTGACCATAAGGTACAGGACTGA
- the she9 gene encoding putative mitochondrion biogenesis protein (She9) (predicted protein): protein MDNLQSNIFVAGQRLNDLTGYSSIEALKKDIHTQEERLRAARLRVREAKDAYAAAINNRSTSQREVNELLQRKHAWSASDLERFTHLYRNDHTNEVAENEAQEALSAAERESEEAAAQLNKSILSRYHEEQVWSDKIRRMSTWGTWGLMGVNVLLFLIFQIAVEPWRRKRLVKGFEEKVIEAIEKEKAMHHVEILAPVNAAQEIPAAPSADSSAPVVAAVPSPAAEETASNAISTEVLDVPDSATPAPDTTTTPNSQNSLNDLLESAKLQLSRFPPPTSVESWRQYISDLFSDRNLVITQRDLSSLALQSAAAGAAIMGLVIALIRPR, encoded by the exons ATGGATAACCTTCAATCCAACATTTTCGTGGCAGGCCAGCGATTGAACGACTTGACCGGTTATTCATCCATTGAAGCACTTAAGAAAGATATACACACTCAAG AGGAGCGACTCCGAGCTGCCCGCCTTCGAGTCCGTGAAGCCAAAGACGCATATGCAGCTGCCATCAACAATCGATCAACTTCACAGCGTGAAGTAAACGAACTTCTCCAGCGGAAACATGCCTGGTCGGCATCAGACCTGGAACGATTCACCCACCTCTATCGTAACGACCACACCAACGAAGTAGCCGAAAATGAGGCCCAGGAAGCTCTATCAGCAGCAGAACGCGAGTCCGAGGAAGCTGCCGCGCAATTGAACAAAAGTATTCTGTCCCGGTACCACGAGGAGCAAGTCTGGTCGGACAAGATCCGCCGCATGAGTACCTGGGGTACGTGGGGTCTGATGGGCGTGAAcgttcttctcttcctgatcttccAGATCGCCGTGGAACCGTGGCGCCGGAAGAGGCTAGTCAAGGGTTTCGAAGAGAAGGtcatcgaagccattgagaaggagaaggccatgCACCACGTTGAGATCCTGGCTCCTGTCAATGCCGCTCAAGAGATTCCCGCCGCACCCTCCGCAGACTCATCCGCCCCTGTCGTCGCAGCTGTACCATCCCCAGCCGCTGAAGAAACAGCATCCAACGCAATTTCAACCGAAGTACTAGATGTCCCAGACTCAGCGACTCCCGCACCcgacacaacaacaacacccaATAGCCAGAACTCTCTGAACGACCTCCTCGAATCCGCCAAATTACAACTCTCGCGCTTCCCCCCTCCTACCTCCGTTGAATCCTGGCGTCAGTATATCAGCGATCTTTTCAGCGATCGCAACCTAGTCATCACCCAACGGGACCTGTCGTCCCTCGCTCTCCAGAGCGCGGCTGCTGGTGCAGCTATCATGGGTCTAGTGATTGCTCTTATCCGGCCGCGGTGA
- the rip1 gene encoding ubiquinol--cytochrome-c reductase catalytic subunit RIP1 (ubiquinol cytochrome c reductase, subunit RIP1) has product MSLSSASSTLLRACARQQLPTSRAAIASCQQRRGVADASKSSFESPFTSAKESSTYKIPDFSKYASKKPPRSNQVFSYFMAGSLGLASAVGAKATVQDFLVNMSASADVLAQAKVEIGLASIPEGKNVIIKWRGKPVFIRHRTQDEINEANSIEWQTLRDPQADEDRVQKPEWLVMLGVCTHLGCVPIGESGDFGGWFCPCHGSHYDISGRIRKGPAPLNLEVPQYSFPDESTLVIG; this is encoded by the exons ATGTCTCTCTCCTCCGCTTCCAGCACTCTGTTGCGCGCTTGCGCCCGCCAACAGCTGCCCACTTCTCGCGCTGCCATCGCCTCCTGCCAGCAGCGGAGGGGAGTCGCTGATGCGTCCAAGTCATCCTTCGAGAGCCCTTTCACCAGCGCCAAGGAATCCTCGACCTACAAGATCCCTGACTTCAGCAAATATGCCTCCAAGAAGCCCCCACGCTCCAACCAGGTCTTCTCTTACTTCATGGCCGGTTCCCTCGGTCTTGCCTCTGCTGTTGGTGCCAAGGCTACTGTTCAGG ACTTCCTGGTCAACATGTCCGCCTCTGCCGATGTCCTCGCTCAGGCTAAGGTCGAAATCGGCCTTGCTTCCATCCCTGAGGGCAAGAAC GTCATCATCAAGTGGCGTGGAAAGCCCGTCTTCATCCGTCACCGTACCCAGGATGAAATCAACGAGGCCAACTCCATTGAGTGGCAAACTCTCCGTGATCCTCAGGCCGATGAGGACCGTGTTCAGAAGCCCGAGTGGCTTGTCATGCTTG GTGTTTGCACCCACCTTGGTTGTGTCCCTATCGGTGAATCCGGTGACTTTGGCGGCTGGTTCTGCCCCTGCCACGGTTCTCACTACGACATCTCCGGCCGTATCAGGAAGGGTCCTGCCCCTCTGAACCTTGAGGTTCCTCAGTACAGCTTCCCCGATGAGAGCACTCTCGTCATCGGTTAA
- a CDS encoding uncharacterized protein (predicted protein) has product MFIQYLTEQGHNVVKSERKPRKLIQYKDLATAVSRIDNLEFLSDVIPKTTTYKQFKEKKAKEAIREAEIEKGQRTLNGTVPHANGESEHQEELQAIEEKPSKSPRTPVVMHATGAVSTLVVDRTVDNQSRGDDGDVEMVDQ; this is encoded by the exons ATGTTCATCCAATATCTCACAGAACAAGGGCATAACGTCGTCAAATCCGAACGAAAACCACGAAAGCTCATCCAATACAAAGATCTAG CTACGGCGGTTTCGCGAATCGATAATCTAGAATTCCTCTCCGACGTTATCCCCAAGACCACCACCTATAAACaattcaaggaaaaaaaggccaaggaagccATCCGAGAAGCCGAGATCGAGAAAGGACAGCGCACATTGAATGGAACGGTACCGCATGCCAATGGAGAGTCAGAGCATCAGGAGGAACTACAAGCTATAGAAGAAAAACCATCGAAGAGCCCTCGGACGCCAGTGGTCATGCATGCGACTGGCGCAGTGAGCACGTTGGTGGTCGATCGAACTGTTGACAATCAGAGCAGGGGAGACGACGGGGATGTGGAAATGGTCGACCAGTGA
- a CDS encoding pyridoxamine-phosphate oxidase PDX3 (pyridoxamine-phosphate oxidase): protein MSSENPTADHLASPGDDHAKHPRKLIFAPGDIQVPTPNDQTTPPHKPDAATPANISRLVAEALRSETSTPNSVTENQIVSHPARAHQFVTNPPLTVSQMHPTNPLHQFHTWFRDPRLSASSAPETCTLATASLPSGRVSARVVYLKELDERGWVVYSNWGSRQGKGAQVFGTQADGDSVLGAMPEPGVDDDGMPQGNKWAALTFSWGTTERQVRIEGLIEPLSREESELYWRTRERGSQIGGWASWQSKVLWSAEPDSLIERRRKSLAQDVFPQAIPGDVDETDIDDGRALLEKRVREMEEKFANTEQIPLPPFWGGVRLVPESVEFWQGRRSRLHDRFRYVRVHDPQSDSYKWRIERLSP from the exons ATGAGTTCAGAGAATCCAACAGCTGACCATCTCGCCAGCCCGGGAGATGACCATGCGAAACACCCCAGAAAGCTAATCT TTGCACCGGGTGACATCCAAGTACCGACCCCCAATGATCAAACAACGCCTCCCCACAAACCGGACGCAGCTACACCTGCCAATATTTCTCGACTCGTCGCTGAGGCCCTTCGGTCGGAGACCTCCACGCCCAATTCCGTTACCGAAAACCAGATCGTCTCCCACCCCGCTCGCGCGCATCAGTTCGTGACCAACCCACCGCTCACTGTCTCCCAGATGCACCCCACCAATCCGCTTCATCAGTTCCACACCTGGTTCCGCGACCCACGATTGTCTGCATCGTCGGCCCCGGAGACATGCACGCTGGCCACGGCGTCTTTGCCCTCTGGCCGGGTGAGCGCGCGCGTTGTATATCTGAAGGAGCTTGACGAGCGGGGCTGGGTAGTCTACAGTAACTGGGGCAGTCGGCAAGGGAAGGGCGCACAGGTCTTTGGTACTCAAGCAGACGGAGACAGCGTCCTGGGTGCCATGCCCGAGCCCGGTGTAGATGACGACGGTATGCCGCAAGGCAACAAATGGGCAGCCCTCACATTCAGCTGGGGAACTACCGAACGGCAGGTGCGTATCGAAGGTCTCATTGAACCCCTTAGCCGCGAAGAGAGCGAACTGTACTGGAGGACCCGCGAACGGGGTAGCCAGATTGGCGGCTGGGCCAGCTGGCAGAGCAAGGTGCTCTGGTCCGCAGAGCCGGACAGTTTGATCGAACGGCGGCGGAAGAGCCTCGCGCAGGATGTCTTCCCCCAGGCTATTCCGGGTGACGTGGATGAAACGGACATCGATGATGGCCGGGCGCTCCTAGAGAAGCGAGTGCGGGAAATGGAGGAGAAATTTGCCAACACGGAGCAGATCCCATTGCCTCCATTCTGGGGCGGCGTGCGTCTGGTACCGGAGTCGGTAGAGTTCTGGCAGGGACGGCGCAGTCGACTACATGATCGGTTCCGGTATGTGAGGGTGCATGACCCGCAGAGTGACTCGTATAAATGGCGGATTGAACGGCTTTCGCCTTAG